The genomic window AAAGCAGTGGTGCACAGTGGTCAATGGCAAAATTTAAAGTGTAGATAAGGCACAAAATAGATATGCAGTCCATGTCGACGTTCCATAATGTCATTAAACCCAGAACACCCAGCTCAATTGAGGTGACGCTAAGAATTAGCCAGAAGTTTCCCAGAGGGTGAATCACAAGGAAAAATGTCAGGATTAACACCAGGAGGACACCAAAGCCTGCAATCAGCACAGGCACGGTGACAGACAAACCATAATGGTCCATGAACACGAAGGAAGGGTTGAACACGATGAATCGAatgctcttggagagggacagggGTCTCAATTTTTCCAACACTTCAATGACTTCCTTCTGTTTATCTTTGTTAGTCCTAGCCACCAGGTACAAACGAGATGCTATGATGTTGCTCTCATCCCCTGCCTTTGAGAAGATGATATCATTTCGAAAATGTTGAAATTCCGGCTTTTTCAAAAAGGAACTCTGTAAAACACTGATAAAGTCGCTCTTGTTGCTGGCACTGATATTGCTAACTTTCAGGAACTGGTAATACTGCTCCACCCAGGAGACTGCTGTGAACCCACTGCAGAGTCTTCGGAGGtcttcctgaacactgctgttcCAATACTCAAGGGGCTCATAGATGTAGAATCCTATCACAGGACTATAGTTGCTAAAATATTTCTGCTGAACGGAGGCATAGGAAACACTTGGGGAATCACTGGCTAGCAGATTGATGATATTCGCTCTGTCGCTGATCTGCAAGCACCCCATGAAGGAGAAGGAAGCGTAAATGAGATAGAGAATGACCACAAACGGCTTCACATAGATATTGGTAATCCATTCATTGTAGTGCTCACGGAGGAAGTGCTGGATAAAATGGTGCTGGTAAGGATTCGTCTCGTGATGGGATGTCTGCTGATGCCCGTCACTCATCACTGTCTGGAACCACACAGGTTTGCGGTCCAGGTATTCAGCAGAAGGGATCTTACAGCAAAATATACTGTGGTAGCGGTTCTGCTCTAGTTGGCCAGCGAAAACTAGGCAGGAGCCAAAGAAGGAGAAAATGTAGAAGTAGTTCAATAGGATGGAGACACACATGTTCTGACAGAAAATCTTCACAGCTTCGATGTTTGTAAATGGGCTGGCTCCCATGCCGAAGGTAATGAAGTACAGGGAGCTGGTCATGGTGTAGGTGACCATCACATCAGAATAGGCATCAGCCACCCTGTCTTTGAAGGGTAAATTCTCTCTAGTTCTCCGCCATCCAGATAGCAGCTCAAATACTCCTTTAGTTCCatgacctattttttaaaaagaagaaaaaaaataatcatctttaTTTCTTGTTATGTTCAAGCGAGTTCCTTTTATATTGTCTCTACCTAAGAGTGGTCCATATCTTGACTTtatcaaaaccaaaatgaactGGTATTCTGGgcaaagcaaattttattaatttaataatttaaatatgttaATTATGTGATTCCCTCCTCCCAATATAGTGTCTCCCCAAATGGTTCATTAGTTGGCAAAGGGTTgggattattattattcatgCATCTTTGAGTGTCCCTGAACATCATTTCAGTTCTTGACCGGTTGACTGATAATTCACAACTTCCTCTTCAaacagccttgcatgcagattaGGAAACTCTAAGATGACTTTAAatacttaaacattttttcaaGTAGATCTTACAATGGCAGTAATTTGCTTATTGTACAAATGACTTAGAAACCAATTCTATAGATATGATAAAGAAGCATCAAATatgagtcaaaaatcagatggggacAAGTTCTTCAGAATGAAAGATCTAAGCAAGCATTTTCTCTCATAAGCAAGCTTCTA from Sorex araneus isolate mSorAra2 chromosome 4, mSorAra2.pri, whole genome shotgun sequence includes these protein-coding regions:
- the PTCHD4 gene encoding patched domain-containing protein 4 isoform X3, whose protein sequence is MCFLRRPGAPASWIGWRMLRQVLRRGLQSFCHRLGLCVSRHPVFFLTVPAVLTITFGLSALNRFQPEGDLERLVAPSHSLAKIERSLASSLFPLDQSKSQLYSDLHTPGRYGRVILLAPPGDNILLQAEGILQTHRAVLEMKDGRNSFIGHQLGGVVEVPNSKDQRVKSARAIQITYYLQTYGSATQDLIGEKWENEFCKLMRKLQEEHQDLQLYSLASFSLWRDFHKTSLLARSKVLVSLVLILTTATLSSSMKDCLRSKPFLGLLGVLTVCISIITAAGIFFITDGKYNSTLLGIPFFAMGHGTKGVFELLSGWRRTRENLPFKDRVADAYSDVMVTYTMTSSLYFITFGMGASPFTNIEAVKIFCQNMCVSILLNYFYIFSFFGSCLVFAGQLEQNRYHSIFCCKIPSAEYLDRKPVWFQTVMSDGHQQTSHHETNPYQHHFIQHFLREHYNEWITNIYVKPFVVILYLIYASFSFMGCLQISDRANIINLLASDSPSVSYASVQQKYFSNYSPVIGFYIYEPLEYWNSSVQEDLRRLCSGFTAVSWVEQYYQFLKVSNISASNKSDFISVLQSSFLKKPEFQHFRNDIIFSKAGDESNIIASRLYLVARTNKDKQKEVIEVLEKLRPLSLSKSIRFIVFNPSFVFMDHYGLSVTVPVLIAGFGVLLVLILTFFLVIHPLGNFWLILSVTSIELGVLGLMTLWNVDMDCISILCLIYTLNFAIDHCAPLLYTFVLATEHTRTQCIKSSLQEHGTAILQNVTSFLIGLVPLLFVPSNLTFTLFKCLLLTGGCTLLHCFVILPVFLTFFPPSKKHHKKKKRAKRKEREEIECIEIQENPDHVTTV